The following nucleotide sequence is from Aspergillus luchuensis IFO 4308 DNA, chromosome 1, nearly complete sequence.
AACTATGATTTGCAGAGATTGTGAACGTTGACTATGCAGAGCAATTGGAGAAGGCGACTACCATACCGGATGCAAATATAAAACCCGAAAGCCTTCAGATCATTAAAGCCCTGTCAGATCGCCAAATCAAAACGCAAAATCTCTGGTCCGCAGACTTCATCAAGGATAAAGGTGAAGGCGTTGTCGTGCTACTTCACGGTCAGTTGCGGTGCCTGATTATAGTTCGTCACGCTGTTTCATGTCCCTCTCAGCTGATGTTGTAGCTACACTACAGGGCCCCCTGGAGTCGGGAAGACGTATACCGTTGGTGAGTTAGCCCGCCAAGGCGCCTAAAATGATTACTGTAGTATTAACAACCACTCAGAATCAATTGCAATGAATACCGGTCGTCCCTTGATCAATCTGACAATAGCAGACCTAGGTACGAAGGAAGATTCAATTGAAACTCAACTTACCAGTTGGTTTGCACTTGCTCAAAGGTGGCGAGCAATTCTACTCCTCGATGAGGCCGACATCTTTCTCGAACGTCGAGAACACAAGGATATTGCCCGGAATGGAATAGTTTCTGGTATGTCGTATTCTATTATTGCTCGATCGAACGTTTGTCAGACAGTCACTAATTGCATTCTTGAAAGCTTTCCTCCGAAAGATGGAGTTCTTCAAAGGCTTGCTCTTCCTGACCACCAACCGGGTAGGCCACATCGATGAAGCATTTATCTCCCGGGTTCACGTTATTATTGGCTTCGAAAAGCTTGACCCAGAAAAGCGAAAAAAGATCTGGAAGAACTTTCTCGACAAGCTGCACGGGGAACAGAGAGGCAAAATTCGTGTCACCCCGAACTGCGCTCAATTTCTTATGGGGAATGAGATGAGCACGATGGACTGGAATGGGCGTGAGATCCGGAACGCCCTCCAGACTGCCATCGCGTTGGCTGAATACGATATGCGTGGGAGCGAATACTACCACGAGGGGGATGAGATCACCGTTGAGAGCGACCATTTCAAAAAGGTGATGGAAATGAACCGGTCGTTTCGCGATTATATGAACAGCATCAAGAATAATACTGAAGAGAAACGCGCCCAAATGTTTTATGGGCGCAATGATTCTTTTACCCAGGATGGTGCTGCAACTGCGACTGCCCCTTCTGGTACACGACACTTGCCCTGAGAATGTTGCCCTACATGGATGTACTTTCACATAGACAACCCATCAATCTGTTCCTTTTCTGTCCCTGATACGCAGAATATTTCTTACTCGGTATGATCTGGAGAAAGTTGACCATCGAAGACCAGATTAGATAAATACAACGAGGTCCATATcagatgatcatcatctaaTAGCAGTGATCTAGTAGCATTATGTAGTAGGCCAATCATCATACCCTATTCCAATACTCTCGAAGCAACCCACACAAGCGTAGAATATTGTCACAGATTTTACACTACCGACCTCACTTAGCCCGCCCCTTTACCAATTAAATAGCGTATGCTTTCACAATCTCGTAATAAGTATAGC
It contains:
- a CDS encoding uncharacterized protein (COG:O;~EggNog:ENOG410PI6E;~InterPro:IPR027417,IPR003593,IPR003959;~PFAM:PF00004;~go_function: GO:0005524 - ATP binding [Evidence IEA];~go_function: GO:0016887 - ATPase activity [Evidence IEA]); this encodes MLPLDLNASECSKSLLSDDHLFMTCPVMAAFALSTKTWEIVNVDYAEQLEKATTIPDANIKPESLQIIKALSDRQIKTQNLWSADFIKDKGEGVVVLLHGPPGVGKTYTVESIAMNTGRPLINLTIADLGTKEDSIETQLTSWFALAQRWRAILLLDEADIFLERREHKDIARNGIVSAFLRKMEFFKGLLFLTTNRVGHIDEAFISRVHVIIGFEKLDPEKRKKIWKNFLDKLHGEQRGKIRVTPNCAQFLMGNEMSTMDWNGREIRNALQTAIALAEYDMRGSEYYHEGDEITVESDHFKKVMEMNRSFRDYMNSIKNNTEEKRAQMFYGRNDSFTQDGAATATAPSGTRHLP